A DNA window from Longimicrobium sp. contains the following coding sequences:
- the rpsM gene encoding 30S ribosomal protein S13, whose amino-acid sequence MARIAGVDLPREKRVEIGLTYIFGIGRATSRRILGEAGINPDTRVHALNDEDVNKLRRIIDANIRVEGALRSEVSRNIKRLMDIGSYRGLRHRRGLPVRGQRTHTNARTKKGPRRAIAGKKKPGKK is encoded by the coding sequence GCGTGAAAAGCGCGTAGAGATCGGCCTTACGTACATCTTCGGGATCGGCCGCGCCACGTCGCGCCGCATCCTGGGCGAGGCGGGGATCAACCCCGACACGCGCGTGCACGCCCTCAACGACGAGGACGTGAACAAGCTGCGCCGCATCATCGACGCGAACATTCGCGTGGAGGGTGCGCTGCGCTCGGAAGTCTCGCGCAACATCAAGCGCCTGATGGACATCGGCTCGTATCGCGGGCTGCGGCACCGCCGCGGGCTGCCGGTTCGCGGGCAGCGCACGCACACCAACGCGCGCACCAAGAAGGGCCCGCGCCGGGCCATCGCCGGCAAGAAGAAGCCGGGCAAGAAGTAA